Proteins encoded in a region of the Zea mays cultivar B73 chromosome 2, Zm-B73-REFERENCE-NAM-5.0, whole genome shotgun sequence genome:
- the LOC103646908 gene encoding expansin-B12, producing MDSKRRLQGPFSLRITNESGETLVAYQVIPANWAPNSYYRSNIQYEAFGSATGQATGSAVGLLISSATRLHTLITRIIGLICLVLLYHLQGIEVP from the coding sequence ATGGACTCCAAGCGCCGGCTGCAGGGGCCCTTCTCGCTGCGCATCACTAACGAGTCCGGCGAGACACTAGTGGCTTACCAGGTCATCCCCGCAAACTGGGCGCCCAACAGCTACTACCGCTCCAACATCCAGTACGAGGCTTTTGGCTCTGCTACTGGACAGGCTACTGGCTCTGCTGTTGGACTACTCATTAGCTCTGCTACTCGACTGCACACGTTAATTACCAGGATCATTGGCTTGATCTGTTTGGTATTGTTGTATCATTTGCAAGGGATTGAGGTGCCTTAG